Proteins from one Candidatus Omnitrophota bacterium genomic window:
- a CDS encoding polyprenyl synthetase family protein, whose amino-acid sequence MPSAHRSRRVEAVQLHQALAPVERDLQAVSSRLLSQLADPIARKVVYLVTAGGKRLRPALVLLTGAVGPSPDRPALIDTATSVELIHTATLIHDDIIDQATMRRARPSFHQRWGTERALLMGDYLYSTAFTMLSRLEQPAVIQVLADVCQQLCRGELREVEARFRLDLTEAEYFAIIQEKTASLTGGCCRSGAILSGCSATQVEQLAAFGQNFGVAFQIIDDCLDLIGDQRQLGKSILADLDKGALSLPIIYLAQQLSAKARNALFAPLRRHANDPAFLRRVAKAAKESGAVAKAQARAAGFIRRAEASVHGIEMNGLRIAYESLTDYAIYRQG is encoded by the coding sequence ATGCCTAGCGCACATCGTTCGAGGCGCGTCGAAGCAGTACAGCTTCACCAAGCCCTGGCCCCGGTTGAGCGCGATCTTCAGGCCGTGTCTTCCCGCCTGCTCTCACAATTGGCCGACCCCATCGCGCGGAAAGTCGTCTACCTGGTGACGGCAGGCGGCAAGCGGCTGCGCCCGGCCTTGGTCCTGCTGACCGGCGCGGTCGGTCCCTCGCCGGATCGCCCGGCGCTGATTGACACCGCCACATCCGTCGAGCTCATCCACACCGCCACGCTAATTCACGATGACATTATCGACCAGGCCACTATGCGCCGCGCGCGCCCAAGTTTTCATCAGCGCTGGGGCACGGAACGCGCCTTGCTCATGGGCGACTACCTGTACTCGACGGCGTTTACGATGCTCTCCCGCCTTGAGCAGCCCGCCGTCATCCAGGTCCTCGCCGATGTCTGCCAGCAACTGTGCCGCGGCGAATTGCGGGAAGTGGAAGCCCGGTTTCGCCTGGACTTGACGGAAGCCGAGTACTTTGCGATCATTCAAGAGAAAACAGCGTCGCTCACTGGCGGGTGTTGCCGATCCGGAGCCATCCTCAGCGGCTGCTCGGCAACACAGGTTGAACAGCTGGCCGCGTTCGGCCAGAACTTCGGGGTGGCGTTTCAAATCATTGACGACTGCCTCGATTTGATCGGCGATCAGCGGCAGCTCGGAAAATCGATTCTGGCGGATCTGGACAAAGGGGCCCTCTCGCTTCCGATTATTTACCTCGCACAGCAGTTATCCGCGAAAGCCCGGAACGCGCTCTTTGCTCCCCTGCGCCGGCACGCCAACGACCCGGCGTTTTTGCGCCGTGTGGCCAAGGCGGCTAAGGAATCCGGGGCCGTGGCGAAAGCCCAGGCGCGCGCCGCCGGCTTCATCCGCCGCGCGGAAGCATCGGTCCATGGCATTGAGATGAATGGCCTTCGCATCGCGTATGAGTCGTTAACCGACTACGCGATCTACCGACAGGGGTGA
- the tatA gene encoding twin-arginine translocase TatA/TatE family subunit → MLGFNELLVILLIVLLLVGAKRLPDIGRSLGQSIREFQKALKGKSSEQDKDESATKP, encoded by the coding sequence ATGCTGGGATTCAATGAACTGCTCGTGATTCTGCTGATCGTGCTGCTGCTCGTCGGAGCCAAGCGGCTGCCGGACATCGGACGGTCTCTCGGCCAGAGCATCCGAGAGTTTCAGAAGGCCCTCAAGGGCAAATCCTCTGAGCAGGACAAGGATGAGTCCGCGACGAAGCCGTAA
- a CDS encoding Rieske 2Fe-2S domain-containing protein, with the protein MSDAVSSTPPAAPATPSAPQKDLWRWFDETFGRRQFLLRGGWAFFWVFLGGWLLSNLRYLFPNVLYEPALAFKAGKPEEYPLGVSEKWKKLQRTWIVRTERGFYCFWARCTHLGCTPNWFDTEARFKCPCHGSNFNAEGDVIAGPAPKALWRCAIRLADDGQLLIDKGRLENRPELRTMGDFFLPYRNA; encoded by the coding sequence ATGAGCGACGCCGTGTCCTCAACGCCGCCTGCGGCGCCCGCGACACCCTCAGCGCCTCAGAAAGACCTCTGGCGGTGGTTCGATGAGACATTCGGCCGCCGCCAATTCTTGCTCCGCGGCGGCTGGGCGTTTTTCTGGGTCTTCCTGGGCGGCTGGCTGCTCTCCAACCTCAGGTATTTATTCCCCAATGTGCTCTACGAGCCTGCGCTGGCGTTCAAAGCGGGCAAGCCCGAGGAGTATCCCCTCGGGGTCAGCGAGAAATGGAAGAAACTCCAGCGCACCTGGATCGTCCGCACCGAGCGGGGCTTCTACTGTTTCTGGGCCCGCTGCACGCACCTTGGCTGCACCCCGAACTGGTTTGATACGGAAGCGCGGTTTAAATGCCCGTGCCACGGGTCGAACTTCAATGCCGAGGGCGATGTGATCGCCGGTCCCGCCCCGAAAGCGCTCTGGCGGTGCGCGATCCGGCTGGCGGATGACGGGCAGCTGCTCATCGATAAGGGCCGCTTGGAAAACCGCCCTGAGCTGCGAACGATGGGCGACTTCTTCCTGCCGTATCGAAACGCGTAA